The following proteins are encoded in a genomic region of Mycobacterium sp. 155:
- a CDS encoding 2-aminoethylphosphonate ABC transporter substrate-binding protein — MKTRHLLRATAIAAAVLTGMVSTACGGTGSSGSGAAGAVTVYSADGLGAWYKSTFDTFTKDTGIAVNLVEAGSGEVVSRVEKEQSNSQADLLVTLPPFIQKADKSGLLVPSAVDTTGIAPGQVGPDGRYVPIVNNALSFIANPSVQPAPAGWDDLLDPRFKGKLQYSTPGQAGDGTAVLVLLQHLRGRDGALDYLSKLQANNVGPSSSTGKLQPKVSNGELLVANGDVQMNLGSIKDDGSTFSIFIPAHDGKRTTVSLPYVAGVTKGAPHADNAKKLLTFLLSDDVQKTVASGALGLPVRDSIVSGIAPQPNTPAGVLDGVEVWVPDWNEVLSGLDADVAAYQKATGN; from the coding sequence ATGAAGACACGACATCTCCTGCGCGCGACGGCAATCGCTGCGGCCGTGCTCACCGGCATGGTGAGCACGGCCTGCGGTGGCACCGGGTCAAGCGGCTCAGGTGCCGCGGGCGCCGTCACGGTCTACAGCGCCGATGGCCTTGGCGCCTGGTACAAGTCGACGTTCGATACGTTCACCAAGGACACCGGTATCGCGGTGAACCTGGTCGAGGCGGGCTCCGGCGAAGTGGTATCCCGGGTCGAGAAGGAACAGTCCAATTCGCAGGCCGACCTGCTGGTGACCCTGCCGCCGTTCATCCAGAAGGCAGATAAATCCGGGCTTTTGGTGCCCAGTGCGGTTGACACCACCGGTATCGCGCCCGGCCAGGTCGGGCCGGACGGCAGGTACGTACCGATCGTGAACAACGCGCTGAGCTTCATCGCCAACCCGTCGGTGCAGCCGGCTCCGGCCGGTTGGGACGATCTGCTGGACCCGCGGTTCAAGGGTAAGTTGCAGTACTCGACACCGGGACAGGCCGGTGACGGTACCGCGGTGCTCGTGCTGCTGCAGCACCTGCGCGGGCGTGACGGCGCGCTCGATTACCTGAGCAAGCTGCAAGCCAACAACGTTGGGCCGTCCTCGTCCACGGGCAAGCTGCAACCCAAGGTCAGCAACGGCGAACTGCTGGTGGCCAACGGCGACGTGCAGATGAACCTAGGTTCCATCAAGGACGACGGATCGACCTTCAGTATCTTCATCCCCGCTCATGACGGTAAGCGCACTACGGTGTCGCTGCCCTACGTCGCCGGTGTCACGAAAGGTGCGCCGCACGCCGACAACGCCAAGAAGTTGCTGACCTTCCTGCTCTCCGACGACGTGCAGAAGACCGTCGCCTCCGGTGCGCTGGGCCTTCCGGTGCGGGACAGCATCGTCAGTGGCATTGCACCGCAGCCGAATACACCAGCCGGGGTGCTCGACGGCGTGGAAGTGTGGGTGCCGGACTGGAACGAGGTGCTCAGCGGGCTCGACGCCGACGTCGCGGCGTACCAGAAAGCCACCGGGAACTGA
- a CDS encoding MFS transporter yields MPALLGAAVLGFVGFALLLPVAPMWAVHNGADDFGAGLVNAVLMACTVLAQLSVGLVLRRLGWPATLAIGLTLLGAPAIAHLVAHDLPAVLLLAALRGLGFGILTVYGVDGIAGLFAQEQRGRAAGAYGLAIAATQFVLTPMSTWLVHHVGYTPVFVLGSAPLLAVPLALTVIHPVPRPPAQRGEFRAASRGLLRPVGALVVITAGGGAVLTFASQFGNAATSFAALLALTGPATLARWLIGGFADRFGATRFIAPMLYLGAAGLAVIAAGISHSPALIVIGALLLGLAYGGLQNLTLVQAFAATGGQSRGTVSAAWNVGFDSGTGMGALVAGALATSGSFPMAFVVLAGGCAAMAVIWHPTRAKRTG; encoded by the coding sequence ATGCCGGCGTTGTTGGGCGCCGCCGTGCTGGGCTTCGTCGGTTTCGCCCTGTTGCTGCCGGTGGCGCCGATGTGGGCGGTGCACAACGGTGCCGACGATTTCGGCGCCGGACTGGTCAACGCCGTCCTGATGGCATGCACTGTGCTGGCACAACTGTCGGTCGGGCTGGTGCTGCGCCGTCTGGGGTGGCCGGCTACCTTGGCGATCGGGCTGACACTGCTCGGCGCCCCCGCAATCGCGCATCTCGTCGCCCACGACCTGCCGGCGGTGCTGCTGCTCGCCGCGTTGCGCGGGTTGGGATTCGGCATTCTCACGGTGTATGGCGTCGACGGTATTGCAGGCTTGTTCGCTCAGGAGCAACGCGGGCGGGCGGCCGGCGCATACGGACTTGCCATCGCTGCAACGCAATTCGTCCTCACTCCGATGTCGACGTGGCTGGTCCACCATGTCGGATACACCCCGGTATTCGTACTCGGCTCCGCGCCGCTGCTGGCCGTACCGCTGGCGCTGACGGTCATTCATCCGGTGCCCCGACCTCCGGCGCAGCGCGGTGAATTTCGCGCGGCGAGCCGGGGCCTGCTGCGCCCGGTCGGCGCACTTGTCGTGATCACCGCCGGGGGTGGCGCCGTCCTCACGTTTGCGTCCCAATTCGGCAATGCGGCAACGTCCTTCGCGGCACTGCTGGCACTGACCGGACCGGCGACGCTCGCGCGCTGGTTGATCGGCGGTTTCGCCGATCGGTTCGGGGCAACCCGATTCATTGCCCCGATGCTTTATCTCGGTGCCGCCGGACTGGCCGTGATCGCCGCGGGAATCAGCCACAGCCCTGCGCTGATTGTTATCGGCGCTCTGCTCCTCGGGCTGGCGTACGGCGGGCTGCAGAACCTCACCCTGGTGCAGGCGTTCGCCGCTACGGGCGGACAGTCCCGCGGCACAGTGAGCGCGGCTTGGAATGTCGGCTTCGACAGCGGAACCGGAATGGGCGCTCTGGTGGCCGGTGCACTCGCCACGTCGGGCTCGTTCCCGATGGCATTCGTGGTGCTGGCCGGTGGATGCGCAGCGATGGCGGTCATCTGGCACCCGACGCGCGCGAAACGCACAGGCTGA
- the trmB gene encoding tRNA (guanosine(46)-N7)-methyltransferase TrmB, giving the protein MRHHGQMHVPWLDVAGGPTPEPHEAGTIDGPHRLPRVTSFRTRRSTLSGGQQATWDRRWPDLGIQARSDDDKPVVNLDTAAWFGRTAPLVLEIGSGTGTSTLAMALAEPDIDVIAVEVYRKGLAQLLSGIDRAGINNIRLVRGDGVDVLEHMFAHETLTGVRVFFPDPWPKSRHHKRRLLQPATVALIADRLRPGGVLHAATDHAGYAQYIAEVGEAEPLLRRVEEGVEALPISVQRPATKYEQKALAGPDITELIWKKRP; this is encoded by the coding sequence ATGAGACACCATGGACAAATGCACGTGCCCTGGCTGGATGTCGCCGGCGGGCCGACTCCGGAACCGCATGAGGCCGGAACCATCGACGGGCCACACCGCCTGCCCCGGGTGACCAGCTTCCGCACCCGGCGTTCGACCCTGTCCGGTGGCCAACAGGCGACCTGGGATCGGCGTTGGCCCGACCTCGGCATCCAGGCCCGCAGCGACGACGACAAACCCGTCGTGAACCTGGACACCGCCGCCTGGTTCGGCCGGACCGCCCCACTGGTCCTGGAAATCGGCTCGGGCACCGGAACCTCGACGCTCGCGATGGCGCTGGCCGAACCCGATATCGACGTGATCGCCGTCGAGGTCTACCGCAAAGGCCTGGCGCAGCTGCTCAGCGGCATCGACCGGGCCGGTATCAACAACATCCGGCTGGTCCGTGGGGATGGCGTCGACGTGCTCGAGCACATGTTCGCCCACGAGACGCTCACCGGGGTCCGCGTCTTCTTCCCCGACCCGTGGCCCAAGTCCCGCCATCACAAACGGCGGCTGTTGCAGCCGGCGACGGTTGCCCTGATCGCCGACCGGCTGCGCCCCGGGGGTGTGCTGCACGCCGCCACCGACCACGCCGGTTACGCCCAGTACATAGCCGAGGTCGGTGAGGCCGAGCCTCTGCTGCGCCGGGTCGAGGAAGGTGTCGAGGCACTGCCCATCTCGGTGCAGCGACCCGCCACCAAATACGAACAAAAGGCTCTCGCCGGTCCCGACATCACAGAATTGATCTGGAAGAAACGGCCATGA
- a CDS encoding phosphonatase-like hydrolase, whose translation MSSNEIPLDDIQLAVIDMAGTTVSDGGLVVSAFDAAGNAVGLPVEGPERDRARKYVLDTMGQSKIEVFRALFGAEDIAQHANAEFEQAYAELIAGGRAEPIDGAAEAITELREAGIKVALTTGFSAVTQGKLLAALGWQDLADLVLAPGPGVRGRPHPDLILTALLRLEVDGVDNVAALGDTANDIESALRAGVAVAAGTLTGAHSEEQLRAAGATHVVGSVTDFADLLLLG comes from the coding sequence ATGTCCAGCAATGAGATACCACTCGATGACATACAACTCGCGGTGATAGATATGGCCGGCACCACGGTGTCCGACGGCGGCTTGGTGGTCAGCGCTTTCGACGCTGCAGGCAACGCTGTCGGGCTTCCCGTCGAAGGCCCGGAACGCGACCGCGCTCGCAAGTACGTGCTCGACACCATGGGGCAGTCCAAAATCGAGGTATTCCGGGCACTGTTTGGCGCCGAGGACATCGCCCAGCATGCCAACGCCGAATTCGAACAGGCCTACGCCGAGCTGATCGCCGGCGGGCGCGCCGAGCCCATCGACGGTGCGGCAGAGGCGATCACCGAGTTGCGCGAGGCCGGCATCAAGGTCGCTCTGACCACCGGATTCAGCGCCGTCACGCAGGGCAAGCTGCTGGCCGCGCTCGGCTGGCAGGACTTGGCCGATCTCGTCCTCGCGCCGGGCCCAGGAGTACGTGGCCGACCGCACCCGGACCTGATCCTGACAGCGTTGCTCCGATTGGAGGTCGACGGCGTCGATAATGTCGCTGCCCTCGGCGACACCGCCAACGACATCGAAAGTGCCCTTCGCGCAGGTGTCGCGGTGGCCGCCGGCACCCTCACCGGCGCGCATTCCGAAGAACAACTGCGGGCCGCCGGAGCCACCCATGTGGTCGGATCCGTCACCGACTTCGCCGACCTGTTGTTGCTTGGCTGA
- a CDS encoding NYN domain-containing protein, which yields MSVIPELQDSVQEHSEQDGVQEHNEHDASQNESTTAARRVLLVWDAPNLDMGLGSILGGRPTAAHRPRFDALGRWLLSYTAELSATGPGISLEPEATVFTNIAPGSADVVRPWVEALRNVGFAVFAKPKVDDDSDVDVDMLDHIALRRREGLAAVLVASADGQAFRQPLEDIAREGTPVQVLGFREHASWALASDTLEFVDLEDIPGVFREPLPRIGLDSLPEQGAWLQPFRPLSSLLTSRV from the coding sequence ATGAGTGTGATTCCTGAGCTTCAGGACAGCGTGCAAGAGCACAGCGAGCAAGACGGTGTGCAAGAGCACAACGAGCATGACGCGTCACAGAACGAATCCACCACAGCCGCCCGGCGGGTTCTGCTGGTATGGGACGCGCCGAATCTCGACATGGGGCTCGGCTCCATCCTGGGCGGTCGCCCCACCGCCGCACACCGGCCCCGCTTCGACGCGCTGGGCCGGTGGCTGCTGAGCTACACCGCAGAGCTCTCCGCCACCGGGCCGGGCATATCGCTGGAGCCCGAAGCCACCGTCTTCACCAACATCGCCCCAGGTAGCGCCGACGTCGTTCGCCCGTGGGTGGAGGCGTTGCGTAACGTCGGGTTCGCCGTCTTCGCAAAACCGAAAGTCGACGACGACAGCGACGTCGACGTCGATATGCTCGACCACATTGCGCTGCGCCGCCGCGAGGGGCTGGCAGCGGTGTTGGTCGCATCCGCCGACGGGCAGGCTTTCAGACAACCGCTGGAGGATATTGCTCGCGAGGGCACCCCGGTGCAGGTGCTCGGATTTCGCGAACATGCAAGCTGGGCGCTAGCGTCGGATACCTTGGAGTTCGTCGATCTAGAGGACATTCCTGGTGTTTTCCGGGAGCCGCTGCCACGGATCGGCCTGGACTCGCTGCCCGAGCAGGGAGCATGGCTGCAGCCGTTCCGGCCGCTGTCATCGCTACTTACCTCGCGTGTGTAA
- a CDS encoding phosphoenolpyruvate carboxykinase (GTP): MTSATIPGLDTAPTNHKGLLAWVREVAELTQPDRVVFADGSEEEFSRLAARLVEAGTFQKLNEEKLPNSYLALSDPSDVARVESRTFICSEREIDAGPTNNWMDPAEMRGIMTELYRGSMRGRTMWVVPFCMGPLGAEDPKLGVEITDSEYVVVSMRTMTRMGRGALDKLGNDGFFVKALHSIGAPLVDRAGFRKEDVPWPCNDTKYITHFPETREIWSYGSGYGGNALLGKKCYSLRIASAMARDEGWLAEHMLILKLISPENKAYFIAAAFPSACGKTNLAMLQPTIPGWRAETVGDDIAWMRFGKDGRLYAVNPEFGFFGVAPGTNWSSNPNAMKTIAAGNTVFTNVAKTDDNEAWWEGLEGDPEHLIDWKGHDWYRGSEEKAAHPNSRYCTPISQCPTLAPEWDDPQGVPISAILFGGRRKTTVPLITQARDWQHGVFIGATLGSEQTAAAEGKVGTVRRDPMAMLPFMGYNVGDYFQHWIDIGKNADESKMPAVFFVNWFRRGEDGRFLWPGFGENSRVLKWVIERIEHRADGTTTPIGVVPTAADLDLSGLDVDAADVDEALAVNADEWRAELPLIEEWFEFVGEKLPTGIKDEFDALKHRLAEEA, translated from the coding sequence ATGACCTCAGCGACCATTCCGGGTCTGGACACCGCACCGACGAACCACAAGGGCCTGCTGGCCTGGGTGCGTGAGGTGGCCGAACTGACGCAGCCCGACAGGGTGGTGTTCGCCGACGGCTCCGAGGAGGAGTTCAGCCGCCTCGCCGCCCGCCTGGTCGAGGCCGGCACCTTCCAGAAGCTCAATGAAGAAAAGCTGCCGAACTCCTACCTCGCCCTCTCCGACCCGTCCGACGTAGCCCGGGTGGAATCCCGGACCTTCATCTGCTCAGAACGTGAGATCGATGCGGGGCCGACCAACAATTGGATGGACCCGGCCGAGATGCGCGGCATCATGACCGAGTTGTACCGCGGCTCGATGCGTGGACGCACCATGTGGGTGGTGCCCTTCTGCATGGGCCCGCTGGGCGCCGAGGATCCCAAGTTGGGCGTGGAGATCACCGACTCGGAGTACGTCGTCGTCTCGATGCGCACCATGACGCGCATGGGGCGGGGCGCGCTGGACAAGCTCGGCAACGACGGTTTCTTTGTCAAGGCGCTGCACTCGATCGGCGCTCCGCTGGTAGACAGGGCAGGCTTCCGAAAAGAAGACGTGCCGTGGCCGTGCAACGACACCAAATACATCACCCACTTCCCGGAGACCCGCGAGATCTGGAGTTACGGTTCCGGCTACGGCGGCAACGCGCTGCTGGGCAAGAAGTGTTACTCGTTGCGCATCGCCTCGGCGATGGCCCGCGACGAGGGCTGGCTCGCCGAGCACATGCTGATCCTCAAGCTGATCTCGCCGGAGAACAAGGCCTATTTCATCGCCGCGGCGTTCCCGTCGGCCTGCGGCAAGACCAACCTCGCGATGCTGCAGCCCACCATCCCGGGCTGGCGGGCCGAGACCGTGGGTGACGACATCGCGTGGATGCGCTTCGGTAAGGACGGCCGGCTGTACGCCGTCAACCCCGAGTTCGGTTTCTTCGGGGTTGCGCCCGGCACCAACTGGTCGTCCAACCCGAACGCGATGAAGACCATCGCAGCGGGCAACACCGTCTTCACCAACGTCGCCAAGACCGACGACAACGAGGCCTGGTGGGAGGGCCTGGAAGGCGATCCCGAACACCTGATCGACTGGAAGGGCCACGACTGGTACCGCGGGTCGGAGGAGAAGGCGGCACACCCGAACTCGCGTTACTGCACTCCGATCTCGCAGTGCCCGACGCTGGCGCCGGAATGGGACGACCCCCAGGGCGTGCCGATCTCGGCCATCCTGTTCGGCGGTCGCCGTAAGACCACAGTCCCGCTGATCACGCAGGCCCGGGACTGGCAGCACGGTGTGTTCATCGGCGCCACCCTGGGCTCCGAGCAGACCGCCGCCGCCGAGGGCAAGGTCGGGACGGTGCGCCGCGACCCGATGGCCATGCTGCCGTTCATGGGCTACAACGTCGGCGACTACTTCCAGCACTGGATCGACATCGGCAAAAACGCGGACGAGTCGAAGATGCCCGCGGTGTTCTTCGTCAACTGGTTCCGCCGCGGCGAAGACGGCCGCTTCCTGTGGCCTGGTTTCGGTGAGAACAGCCGGGTGCTCAAATGGGTGATCGAGCGTATCGAGCACCGGGCCGACGGCACGACCACCCCGATCGGTGTCGTCCCGACGGCCGCCGACCTGGACCTGTCCGGCCTGGATGTCGACGCGGCCGACGTCGATGAGGCCCTGGCCGTCAACGCCGACGAGTGGCGGGCCGAGCTGCCGCTGATCGAGGAGTGGTTCGAGTTCGTCGGCGAGAAGCTGCCGACCGGTATCAAGGACGAGTTCGACGCGCTCAAGCACCGCCTCGCCGAAGAGGCCTGA
- a CDS encoding ABC transporter ATP-binding protein: MTEIRVSGTKTNAAHEQAEKQESLIPAITFDRVGVRYGRGKRVTQALIDFNLRVATGETVALLGPSGSGKSTALGALAGFSRPTSGTVRLDGRDITDLPPAKRGIGVVLQSYALFPHMRVAENVAFGLKAQRVPRAEIGPRVAEALDMVGMASYGKRLPRELSGGQQQRIAIARALAIRPRVLLLDEPLAALDAQLRQSMLAELQQLKESLPDTAMLYVTHDQSEALALADRIVVMNNARLMDVDTAENLWKRPPTSFTAAFLGGANLIPCTVGRVIGTSALVTIAGRTVSAEAPQPAVGKADWAPGSAALLCIRPHALQVVSLGDREAMRAEVKSAVWRGATTRLVLSVNGLADCLVELDVPGHAQFEVASEVGVRIPEPAGVLVQVAG, translated from the coding sequence ATGACCGAGATCCGAGTGAGTGGGACGAAGACCAACGCTGCACACGAGCAAGCCGAGAAGCAGGAATCTCTCATCCCGGCAATCACATTCGATCGGGTGGGTGTGCGCTACGGGCGGGGCAAGCGCGTGACGCAGGCCCTGATCGATTTCAACCTGCGCGTGGCCACCGGAGAGACGGTGGCGCTGCTGGGGCCGAGCGGGTCGGGGAAGTCGACAGCGCTGGGCGCGCTCGCCGGCTTCTCGCGACCCACGTCGGGGACGGTGCGGCTGGACGGGCGAGACATCACCGACCTGCCGCCGGCCAAACGCGGCATCGGCGTGGTGCTGCAGTCCTACGCGCTGTTCCCGCACATGCGGGTAGCCGAGAATGTGGCGTTCGGCCTCAAGGCTCAGCGGGTCCCGCGCGCGGAGATCGGTCCACGGGTGGCCGAAGCGCTGGACATGGTCGGCATGGCGTCCTACGGAAAGCGTTTGCCCCGTGAGCTTTCCGGTGGTCAGCAGCAGCGCATCGCGATCGCCCGGGCCCTCGCGATCCGGCCCAGGGTACTGCTGCTCGACGAGCCGCTCGCGGCGCTCGACGCGCAGCTGCGCCAATCGATGCTGGCCGAACTGCAGCAGCTCAAGGAGTCGTTGCCCGACACGGCGATGCTCTACGTCACGCACGATCAGTCCGAAGCACTGGCCCTGGCCGACCGGATCGTGGTGATGAACAACGCCCGGCTGATGGACGTCGACACCGCAGAGAATCTGTGGAAACGACCCCCGACCAGTTTTACGGCGGCATTTCTCGGCGGGGCCAACCTGATTCCGTGCACGGTGGGCCGGGTCATCGGAACCTCGGCGCTGGTGACGATCGCCGGCCGGACGGTCAGCGCGGAGGCGCCGCAGCCCGCTGTCGGCAAGGCTGACTGGGCACCGGGATCCGCGGCGCTGCTGTGTATCCGCCCGCACGCGCTGCAAGTCGTGTCACTGGGTGACCGGGAGGCGATGCGGGCCGAGGTCAAGTCCGCGGTGTGGCGCGGCGCGACGACACGTCTTGTGTTGTCCGTCAACGGTCTTGCCGACTGCCTCGTCGAGCTCGACGTACCCGGCCACGCGCAGTTCGAGGTGGCCAGTGAAGTCGGTGTCCGGATCCCCGAGCCGGCCGGGGTGCTCGTGCAGGTGGCCGGATGA
- a CDS encoding 2-aminoethylphosphonate ABC transporter permease subunit, translated as MTVLDEPVVTAVDRPAPPRSRAALWVVPPRSRAALWVVPPLLVVLLIALYPLLRVLGEAADTGSWAEVLGSAVFRDALWRTVAIAVTATVGCLILGSFLAIVLAFVPFPGSQLVGRLIDTVLSLPSFLITLAFTFLYGTAGAVNAAILSLTGGHEPVLNFLYTPAGVIAAEITFFTPFVVRPLLAAFALLPRAQLDVAASLGASPLRVLRSVIMPEVWPALMAGGSLVLLLTLNEFGIVLFTGAKGVITLPVLIYTRGIVTFDLPGAAVIATVQVALSLSLYAVYRIVFARMTTGKGSADAAVEPAN; from the coding sequence ATGACCGTTCTCGACGAACCGGTTGTGACGGCCGTGGACCGGCCCGCGCCGCCGCGGTCACGTGCCGCGCTGTGGGTTGTGCCGCCGCGGTCACGTGCCGCGCTGTGGGTTGTGCCGCCGCTGCTGGTGGTGCTGCTGATCGCGCTCTACCCGCTGCTGCGCGTGCTCGGCGAGGCCGCCGACACCGGCAGCTGGGCGGAGGTGCTGGGCTCGGCAGTGTTCCGGGATGCGTTGTGGCGCACGGTCGCCATCGCCGTCACCGCTACCGTCGGGTGTCTGATCCTCGGCAGCTTCCTCGCGATTGTGCTGGCGTTCGTGCCGTTTCCAGGCTCGCAGCTGGTGGGCCGGCTGATCGACACCGTGCTGTCCCTGCCGTCGTTTCTCATCACCCTGGCGTTTACGTTCCTGTACGGGACCGCGGGCGCGGTCAACGCCGCGATCCTGAGCCTCACCGGCGGGCACGAACCGGTGCTGAACTTCCTCTACACGCCCGCCGGTGTGATCGCCGCCGAGATCACCTTCTTCACTCCGTTTGTGGTGCGTCCGCTGCTGGCGGCGTTCGCGCTGCTACCGCGCGCGCAACTCGACGTGGCGGCCAGTCTCGGTGCCTCGCCGCTGCGGGTGCTGCGGTCGGTGATCATGCCGGAAGTATGGCCGGCGCTGATGGCCGGCGGCAGCCTGGTTTTGCTGTTGACGCTCAACGAGTTCGGCATCGTGTTGTTCACGGGGGCCAAGGGCGTCATCACGCTTCCGGTGCTGATCTACACCCGCGGCATCGTCACCTTCGACCTGCCGGGCGCCGCGGTGATCGCGACCGTCCAGGTCGCGCTGTCGCTCAGTCTGTACGCGGTGTACCGAATAGTGTTTGCCCGCATGACAACTGGAAAGGGTTCGGCCGATGCTGCTGTGGAACCGGCGAACTAG